The genomic segment CCTTATATACCACCACTTGTCGAAACGTGCCTTCATACTTAAAGCCTAAGCGCATCGCTGCCCTCCTTGACGGCCCATTTAAACTATCACACTTCCACTCATATCTCCTGTATTGAAGATCATCAAATACATACTTCATTAACAGAAATTGAGCTTCAGTTGCAATAATCGTCTTCTGTAATTCTGGTGAAAAAACAACATATCCAACTTCTAGTGAACCGTTGGCTTCATCGATTCTTATTAAGCACAATGTACCAACGGCACGTTCAGTCTCTTTATTAATAATTGCGAAAGGCACAGTATCTTTAGTTTCATTGAGTTCCTTAATGAATTCTAGATATTCCTCCAAGTTAGTGAATGGTCCCGCAGGTAAATACGTCCATAATTTTTGGCCTGCCTCACTATAGGCACTAAAAAGTTCCGAACCATGTCTTTCTCTATCTAGAGGTTCTAGTCTGCAAGTGTTACCTTTCAATACAACTTTCTCTGGGAAGGCCCTTGTTGTCCAACCTTCGACGTCAGCACCAACTTCTTGCCCAAATATATTTAAATTCGCCATAATTGTTTCTACTGAAGGGCATTATTTCCAGGTTCAGAGGCGGGAAAATTCTTGCAAGGCGTCCTCCCATGCTATTTTTATATCATTGTTGATTGTTTATCAACCTCTTATCAACCTCCTATCAACCTTTGAAGAATGgctcaaaaaaaaaacaacctTCCATTATGAACCAATAAACAGAGCAAATATCACGTGCACAAAGAACTACGAACTTTTTGACTTTCACACTGGCGATGATCCAAGACGTATTACAGTACAAGAGATCTGCTTTATTGTAAGCCCAGTAAACAGCTTCTTATAGACTCTGCAAATATAGGTACAGAGTTTGCATAATTTTCTAATATACACTTATGCCTTATGATAATCCCAATTTTGAGAAGGAGACAAATTCAGCGAGTGGCGTATAAGTGCGTGCGCTATTGAAACAAATCTCACATAAATGTGTTTATGATCAGCAATAACCTTATCGATGCAACAGAAAATGTGATTCGCGAAATTTgcatctttcttttcaaaaaatatttcaaaaacaaattgccaagagatgatgaaaacaaaTCACTCAATTCAAGTTAAATAAGAACTCGTGTATATATAGAAAATATGAGGAAATGTACTCCATTTCAACTGCTTGACTTTAAAATGATGCTGGCTCATGAGAAGCCTCCAAGAAATAATATCGGTGTTACTATTCCAATACTTTCGATCCGCTCTGTGCTAAATAGGCAAACTCAAAAGTAATAAATACATACACATATTACGGAGATTTGTGCCTTTAAGGAATATAAATTATAATTATCTGCTAGTTTACATTTTAATGGCTCCAAACATTTATTTTCTAGAAGTGCTCCTTAATAAACAATAATCTTAAAAGAATAATTATGGAGCGTGTCCGGTTGTAATTAATACTCAGtaattatatataatttgAGAATTATGCTCGTGtgcattttcttccaatatATTATACTCTGAACCATGTCGTGCTGTGTGCATAAAATTGCTCGATGAAAATCTTAACCCACCTTTTAggttgaaaaaaacatgTTCACTTTTTCACTAAAGACTTGTTACCACGGATTGTGCTTCTTTAACGTATGGCCATAGCTCAACGTTCAACGAAGCAAACCAcatagttttttttaaagataAAAGGCGATAGAAAAAGCAGCTAAAAAACCATTCACAGTCAAGTCCATCGTAgaaaa from the Saccharomyces cerevisiae S288C chromosome IX, complete sequence genome contains:
- a CDS encoding uncharacterized protein (hypothetical protein; YIR042C is a non-essential gene) codes for the protein MANLNIFGQEVGADVEGWTTRAFPEKVVLKGNTCRLEPLDRERHGSELFSAYSEAGQKLWTYLPAGPFTNLEEYLEFIKELNETKDTVPFAIINKETERAVGTLCLIRIDEANGSLEVGYVVFSPELQKTIIATEAQFLLMKYVFDDLQYRRYEWKCDSLNGPSRRAAMRLGFKYEGTFRQVVVYKGRTRDTQWFSIIDKEWLRIRKTFEEWLDKTNFENGKQKRGIAAIRESLSN